From one Solanum lycopersicum chromosome 12, SLM_r2.1 genomic stretch:
- the LOC104644876 gene encoding uncharacterized protein, which produces MAKTKRWQNLQNSVQTKPTLSVQPNAQPTTSQSISSVQAKKQMTSSVQATSQPVQSTQAASQSISSNQAVSHSTSSSQDESQPKSFKKRVVGRESTKYWTVEAIDSEGNKKKLKVKVKEVLNLSGEDRIVVNFDYLDFPFGEAQPLLSGFCGILAADSSLFPMHFDKWPNMPMSYFDGVFDQIIVEMCNRNAESRKKQIIPHTGGSKANSRRRAEMMAETGQMPGRAELYLATHKNVDGAYINEAAKVICQTMSQSTVDESIISPDDAVGKILGKEHSGRENYNKLLNSHIQMMAAFKSYMIMKEGALPKQFVGLFAPTTTMPGDVSDSNRSEPR; this is translated from the exons ATGGCAAAGACCAAGCGCTGGCAGAACTTGCAAAACTCAGTTCAAACAAAACCTACATTGTCAGTTCAGCCCAACGCACAACCAACCACATCACAATCGATTTCATCAGTTCAGGCGAAAAAACAGATGACTTCCTCAGTTCAGGCTACATCACAGCCGGTTCAGTCAACTCAGGCTGCATCACAGTCTATTTCCTCAAATCAGGCTGTATCACATTCGACTTCATCAAGTCAGGACGAATCACAACCAAAATCATTTAAGAAGCGTGTTGTTGGACGTGAGTCTACGAAGTATTGGACGGTAGAAGCAATAG ATTCagaaggaaacaaaaaaaaactcaaagtgAAAGTCAAAGAAGTGCTAAATTTATCTGGAGAAGATCGTATTGTTGTCAATTTTGACTACCTGGATTTTCCATTTGGAGAAGCACAACCCCTTCTTTCTGGTTTTTGTGGAATTTTAGCTGCTGATTCGTCCTTATTTCCAATGCACTTTGACAAATGGCCAAATATGCCTATGTCATACTTCGATGGCGTCTTTGATCAAATCATAGTG GAAATGTGCAACAGAAATGCTGAAAGTCGAAAGAAACAAATCATTCCACACACAGGTGGATCCAAAGCTAACTCTAGAAGAAGGGCTGAAATG ATGGCTGAGACCGGTCAAATGCCTGGACGAGCAGAACTTTATCTTGCTACTCATAAGAATGTAGATGGAGCATATATAAATGAAGCAGCAAAAGTTATCTGT CAAACTATGAGTCAAAGCACTGTGGATGAGTCTATAATATCGCCAGATGATGCAGTTGGAAAAATTCTAGGAAAAGAGCACTCTGGAAGG GAGAACTACAATAAATTGTTGAATTCTCACATTCAAATGATGGCTGCTTTCAAGTCATATATGATAATGAAAGAAGGGGCATTACCAAAACAATTTGTAGGGTTATTTGCTCCTACTACTACAATG CCAGGTGATGTTAGTGATAGTAATCGTAGTGAACCCCGCTGA